The following is a genomic window from Pedobacter sp. KBS0701.
CATTTTAGTTGCCTTTGGTGTGGGCATCCTGTCTATTCTCTTTTTGGCTTCCACACAGATTAACAATAAACTGGAAAAAAATGCGAAGGATATAGACCTGGTTGTGGGGGCAAAAGGAAGTCCATTGCAATTGATATTAAGTAGCATTTACCACATCGATTACCCAACGGGAAATATCCCGGCAAAAGATGCCTACAAGTTGATGCGCAACCCAATGGTTAAAAGGGCCGTTCCATTGGCGTTGGGCGATAATTATAATGGTTACCGGATCGTTGGTACTGATAGTACTTTCTCCAAGCTTTATGGTTTATCTATCCAAAAGGGCAGTTTTTGGCATAAAGATTTGGAAGTAACCATTGGTAGCACTGTTGCCATAACATCAGGACTGAAGATTGGCGATACTTTTTTCGGTGCACATGGTTTAACCGGTAACGGAGATGTTCATAAACAACATGCTTACCTGGTAAAGGGGATTTTGAAATCAGAGGGGAATATAACCGATAATCTGATTCTTACCAATATTGGGAGTGTCTACAAAATGCACGAAGAGAAGCATGCTGAGGGCCATAGCCACTCGGCGGCAGAAGAAGCCAAAGAAATTAATGATAAGCAGATTACAGCTTTACTGATTCAGTATAAATCACCAATGTCGGTTATCCTTTTTCCGAGGATGGTTAACCAGAGTACAAACATGCAGGCTGCATCTCCGGCGATGGAAAGTGCAAGGCTGTTTTCGCTCATCGGTGTTGGAATAGATACCCTGCAATGGTTTGCCATATTTATTATGGCAATTGCAGCCCTGAGTATTTTTATCAGCCTCTACAACGCGATGAAAGAGCGGAAATACGATCTGGCTATTATGCGTTGCCTGGGCGCATCAAAATCGAAACTATTTTTCCTGGTTATGTTTGAAGGGGTTTTAGTTACGTTTATCGGTGCCTGTTTGGGACTAATAATCGGGCATACTGCCCTGGAGTTAATCGGCAGCTACCAGGAATCCTCGCAGGCAAAATTAACGGGACTTACTGCAGTTCCGCAAGAGATCTATTTAATCTGCATCGGACTGGTTATAGGTACTTTGGCTTCGCTTATTCCTACTATGCAGATTTACAAAGTTGATATTGCTCAAACCTTAACCAAAGACAGGTAAATCTGAAGGTTTATACAATGAAGAAATTGATTTTATTGGTTGTTTCTTGTTTAGTTATCCACGTAGTAGCGGCGCAGGTTAAGGTACATACCGACATGCGCACGCCTACCTGGAACCTGCTCGGTTTAAGGTATGACACCGAAATTGCTCCAAAGAAGTGGGGAAGCGTTTTTCCTCCGGCATTAAAGGCATTAAATAATAAGGTTATAGAACTGCCTGGTTACATCATCCCAACAAAAGTGGGATCGAAATTTAGCGAATTTATGCTCTCTATCGTGCCCATCGCCTCCTGTCCTTATTGTGGCTCAGGCGATATTCCATCAATGGTACAGGTAAAGATGTTAAAAGCTATACCCATTACAGAAAACCCCGTCAAACTTAGGGGCATCTTCATCATTAACGATTCTGGCGATGATAGGAGTGAATTTTTTCTTTTAAATGCAAAACAGCTATAGTCTTATGGGATCATGAAAAAATATATTCCGATACTTTTGGTTTTAATCTCCATTACTGCATCTGCCCAGGTAGCTGTTCATACCGAGATGCGGACCGCCACCTGGAGCCTGATCGGTTTAAAATATGATAAACAGGTAAAGCCTTTGGTTTGGCAGGCTGTTTTTCCACCCGAGTTAAAGGCCATCAATAATAAGGTAATTGAACTTCCTGGCTATATTATTCCCACAAAAGTTGGCAATAGCTTCAGCGAGTTTATGTTTTCTATGGTACCTGTTGCCTCGTGCCCATATTGCGGTACGGGCGATATTCCTTCGATGATAGAAGTGAAGACTCTGAAACCCATTAACTGGACCGAAGAGCCCATTATTCTTCGGGGGAAATTTATAATCAACAATTCTGGCGATAGCCGGTCTGCCTTTTTTCTTTTAGATGCGGTAAAACGATGAAAAAGCTATATGTTCTGCTCCTTTTGCTATGGGGAAGTGCTGCTTTAGCGCAGACACAAAAACATAACCCAAACGATCAGCTGCGATCTTTAAACTGGGATGTAATCGGATCGGTGAAGTTTGAATTAACCGAAAAGAATGAGCTCTTGCCTCTTTTTACAGAATCGATCAGGCGTTTTGAAAATAGGGAATTTGATCTCACTGGCTACCTCATCCCGATAAAAAGCGGACAGAAACAGCAGAAGTTCTTACTGGCAACTTTGCCCATAAACCAATGTTTTTTTTGCGGACAAAATGGTGTTCCGGTAATGATTATGATCGAAATGGAAAGTGCCACAGTTTACAGCCAAAAACCGATTCATCTGAAAGGGATTTTGAAACTGGAGCAGAAGGATGCGAGTTATGCCCCGCCAATCACCATCAAAAATGCAAAACTCATTAATTAATTGCTTATTTTTGTATTGCTATGGAAAACAAAACAGAGCGTTTCGAAAAACTTTTGGTTAAAAACGGTTTAAAAAGGACCGCGCCGCGTTTGCAGGTGCTGGAAATTTTGAGTGGGAGAGATTCTGCAACTTCACAGCCGTATTTAGAACAGGTAATGGGCAAGGA
Proteins encoded in this region:
- a CDS encoding FtsX-like permease family protein; translated protein: MNIFKISSKNLVRNKLTTILNIILVAFGVGILSILFLASTQINNKLEKNAKDIDLVVGAKGSPLQLILSSIYHIDYPTGNIPAKDAYKLMRNPMVKRAVPLALGDNYNGYRIVGTDSTFSKLYGLSIQKGSFWHKDLEVTIGSTVAITSGLKIGDTFFGAHGLTGNGDVHKQHAYLVKGILKSEGNITDNLILTNIGSVYKMHEEKHAEGHSHSAAEEAKEINDKQITALLIQYKSPMSVILFPRMVNQSTNMQAASPAMESARLFSLIGVGIDTLQWFAIFIMAIAALSIFISLYNAMKERKYDLAIMRCLGASKSKLFFLVMFEGVLVTFIGACLGLIIGHTALELIGSYQESSQAKLTGLTAVPQEIYLICIGLVIGTLASLIPTMQIYKVDIAQTLTKDR